The proteins below are encoded in one region of Kineosporia corallincola:
- a CDS encoding nucleoside-diphosphate kinase, with protein MTPATQTTTQTTTRTVARPPAGQELDEMPDELPDDGLSDVDVAELRTLTRDREKAAQYRIDPHYRRGRQLIEPGDVWNTTFVVLKPDALAGRRVEAALRTVRGNGFTVVAATTLRFTPLLTREVWRYQFNIASRDRADVVDLLLPCADSLLLVLRDTRWCPGSALPAACRLAALKGPADPAARGPADLRTALRGPTTLFNFLHTADEPADVVRELALFDLVTPRPVTPAVGAGEPLPDQRVEELVSLLYQQVPAHDLDAAASRERLAAIRHPAVREGAGWRALLDALTAGELPADALWDVLSVATAAIECNVPGLRPVIPTVGAERWTREDGR; from the coding sequence ATGACCCCGGCAACGCAGACCACAACGCAGACCACCACGCGCACGGTCGCGCGGCCGCCCGCCGGCCAGGAACTGGACGAGATGCCGGACGAGCTGCCGGACGACGGCCTGAGCGACGTCGACGTGGCAGAACTGCGCACGCTGACCCGGGACCGGGAGAAGGCGGCCCAGTACCGGATCGACCCGCACTACCGGCGCGGCCGGCAGCTGATCGAGCCGGGGGACGTCTGGAACACCACTTTCGTCGTCCTCAAACCGGATGCCCTGGCGGGTCGCCGGGTGGAGGCCGCCCTGAGAACCGTTCGTGGGAACGGCTTCACCGTGGTGGCCGCGACCACGCTGCGGTTCACGCCGCTGCTGACCCGGGAGGTGTGGCGCTACCAGTTCAACATCGCCAGCCGGGACCGGGCCGATGTGGTCGACCTGCTGCTGCCGTGCGCCGACAGCCTGCTGCTGGTGCTGCGCGACACCCGGTGGTGCCCGGGCTCCGCGTTGCCGGCGGCCTGCCGGCTCGCCGCGCTGAAGGGGCCGGCTGACCCGGCCGCCCGCGGCCCGGCGGATCTGCGCACCGCCCTGCGCGGGCCGACCACGCTGTTCAACTTTCTGCACACCGCCGACGAGCCGGCCGACGTGGTGCGGGAGCTGGCGCTGTTCGACCTGGTGACGCCCCGGCCGGTGACGCCCGCGGTGGGTGCCGGCGAACCGCTCCCGGACCAACGGGTCGAGGAGCTGGTAAGCCTTCTGTACCAGCAGGTTCCGGCGCACGACCTGGACGCGGCCGCCAGCCGGGAACGGCTGGCGGCGATCCGGCACCCGGCCGTGCGGGAGGGCGCCGGGTGGCGCGCCCTGCTGGATGCTCTCACCGCCGGTGAGCTGCCCGCCGACGCGCTGTGGGACGTGCTGTCGGTGGCGACGGCGGCGATCGAGTGCAACGTGCCCGGCCTGCGGCCGGTGATCCCGACGGTGGGTGCCGAGCGGTGGACACGGGAGGACGGACGATGA
- a CDS encoding formyltransferase family protein yields the protein MPEPPAAPKPLLAGRSRPLRIAVLVSSTGANLGTLCRLAAQRPDVVRVVLVASDRRNAPALDVARAQGIPAWPGDFTAQCGSWAQCRSHGERAAYRRQARAFHDRLTDRLEEFGDREGEIDLVVLAYHRWIHGRLLETFAGRVINQHPGDLTRLSRSGERQLIGLDPVGCALRAGADATRTSTFLVDDSHDGGAVLVQGPLTPYRGPRPVTDADVVRHELRQKEVSDRPALRAAVLGLAEGRFALDPVARHRDGSTVVHLDGRPTALGGLRLAAGRTPTAEAV from the coding sequence GTGCCTGAGCCGCCCGCCGCCCCGAAACCGTTGCTGGCCGGCCGGTCCCGGCCGCTGCGCATCGCGGTCCTGGTCTCGTCGACCGGGGCCAACCTGGGCACCCTGTGCCGGCTGGCGGCGCAGCGTCCCGACGTGGTGCGCGTGGTCCTGGTGGCGTCCGACCGGCGCAACGCTCCCGCGCTCGACGTGGCCCGGGCCCAGGGGATCCCGGCGTGGCCCGGCGACTTCACCGCCCAGTGCGGTTCGTGGGCGCAGTGCCGCTCGCACGGTGAGCGCGCCGCGTACCGGCGTCAGGCCCGGGCCTTCCACGACCGCCTCACCGACCGGCTGGAGGAGTTCGGCGACCGGGAGGGGGAGATCGACCTGGTGGTCCTGGCCTATCACCGGTGGATCCACGGACGTCTGCTGGAGACGTTCGCGGGCCGCGTCATCAACCAGCATCCGGGTGACCTGACCCGCCTGAGCCGTTCCGGCGAGCGGCAGCTGATCGGCCTGGACCCGGTGGGCTGTGCGTTGCGGGCTGGCGCCGACGCCACCCGCACCTCCACGTTCCTCGTGGACGACAGCCACGACGGGGGAGCGGTACTCGTGCAGGGACCACTCACGCCCTATCGCGGGCCCCGGCCGGTCACCGACGCCGACGTGGTGCGGCACGAGCTGCGGCAGAAGGAGGTGAGCGACCGCCCGGCCCTGCGGGCGGCCGTCCTGGGGCTGGCCGAGGGACGGTTCGCGCTGGACCCGGTGGCCCGCCACCGCGACGGCAGCACCGTCGTGCACCTGGACGGCCGGCCCACCGCCCTGGGCGGGCTCCGGCTGGCGGCCGGCCGCACCCCGACCGCGGAGGCCGTGTGA
- a CDS encoding alpha/beta hydrolase family protein, which produces MNTVQRRLVRVPYGEGPRFVEIDRPPRQPGQPGQPGQSGQPGQSLPGVGVVLVHGGFWRREKTVADLHPMMHELAAEGLTVGGAEYRAAEEGGTWPTCLHDIVHALEVFARHTGIPARRTVLVGHSAGGHLALLAAGEVTPAAVVALAPVTDLEAADAEGLGNGAVTGLLGPVAAGNRARVLREASPAHRPVPAPCPVVVVHGSDDQAVPPSHSRRYVRERPGSRLVAVEGARHMHLVNPGRPAWQVVRREILALAGEAGRA; this is translated from the coding sequence GTGAACACCGTGCAGCGGCGCCTGGTGCGGGTGCCCTACGGCGAGGGGCCACGGTTCGTCGAGATCGACCGCCCGCCACGGCAGCCCGGACAGCCAGGACAGCCGGGGCAGTCAGGACAGCCGGGGCAGAGCCTGCCGGGAGTGGGTGTGGTGCTGGTCCACGGCGGTTTCTGGCGCCGCGAGAAGACCGTCGCCGACCTGCACCCGATGATGCACGAGCTGGCCGCGGAGGGCCTGACCGTCGGCGGGGCGGAGTACCGGGCCGCCGAGGAGGGCGGCACCTGGCCCACCTGCCTGCACGACATCGTCCACGCGCTGGAGGTTTTCGCCCGGCACACCGGCATTCCGGCGCGGCGTACCGTGCTGGTCGGTCACTCGGCCGGGGGACACCTCGCGCTGCTGGCGGCCGGTGAGGTCACGCCCGCGGCGGTGGTGGCCCTGGCCCCGGTCACCGATCTGGAGGCGGCGGACGCCGAGGGGCTGGGCAACGGTGCGGTGACCGGGCTGCTGGGCCCGGTCGCCGCCGGGAACCGGGCCCGGGTGCTGCGGGAGGCGTCGCCCGCGCACCGTCCGGTGCCGGCGCCGTGCCCGGTGGTCGTGGTGCACGGCAGCGACGACCAGGCGGTGCCGCCGTCGCACTCCCGGCGCTACGTGCGGGAGCGTCCGGGGTCCCGGCTGGTGGCCGTCGAGGGGGCGCGGCACATGCACCTGGTCAACCCCGGGCGCCCGGCCTGGCAGGTGGTCCGCCGGGAGATCCTGGCGCTGGCCGGGGAGGCCGGTCGTGCCTGA
- a CDS encoding SDR family oxidoreductase, which yields MTTTALVTGANRGIGRALAAELLDRGAKVYATARRPDSIDLPGAEILALDVTDPRAVADAARQAGDVDLLVNNAGIGAGGTFLGDLDAVRAEMDVNFWGTLSMIRAFVPVLEANGGGAVLNIASAASWFPMPGATGYGASKAAMWSLANGLRHELAGKDVLVTSVHLGLADTDLTKGLDLPKNPASVVAKAALDGVEAGAYEVIVDDIAALFKSSAAHDPREFYDRLATLL from the coding sequence ATGACCACCACAGCACTCGTCACCGGCGCCAACCGCGGCATCGGCCGCGCCCTGGCCGCCGAACTGCTCGACCGCGGCGCCAAGGTGTACGCGACCGCCCGGCGTCCCGACAGCATCGACCTGCCCGGCGCCGAGATCCTGGCCCTCGACGTCACCGACCCGCGGGCCGTGGCGGACGCCGCCCGGCAGGCCGGCGACGTCGACCTGCTCGTGAACAACGCCGGTATCGGCGCGGGCGGCACCTTCCTCGGTGACCTGGACGCCGTGCGCGCCGAGATGGACGTCAACTTCTGGGGGACGCTGTCGATGATCCGTGCCTTCGTGCCGGTTCTGGAGGCGAACGGTGGGGGAGCGGTGCTGAACATCGCCTCGGCCGCGTCCTGGTTCCCGATGCCCGGTGCCACGGGTTACGGCGCGAGCAAGGCCGCGATGTGGAGTCTGGCCAACGGGCTGCGGCACGAGCTGGCCGGGAAGGACGTGCTGGTCACCTCCGTGCACCTGGGACTGGCCGACACCGACCTGACGAAAGGCCTCGACCTGCCGAAGAATCCGGCATCGGTGGTGGCGAAGGCGGCCCTGGACGGCGTGGAGGCCGGGGCGTACGAGGTGATCGTCGACGACATCGCCGCCCTGTTCAAGTCTTCGGCCGCCCATGACCCGCGGGAGTTCTACGACCGCCTGGCCACCTTGCTGTAG
- a CDS encoding MerR family transcriptional regulator: MRIGEVAERAGVSVRAMRYYEEQGLVTADRSPSGHRRYAESAVVRVRFIQALYSAGLSSRTVAELLPIMDEGVITAQMFTRLDGERERIRVQIDELTQAYERLGQLIESGRQLKTPVVTMACD, from the coding sequence GTGCGCATCGGAGAGGTCGCCGAACGGGCCGGCGTCAGTGTTCGGGCCATGCGGTACTACGAGGAGCAGGGCCTGGTGACTGCCGACCGCAGCCCGAGCGGTCACCGGCGCTACGCCGAGTCCGCCGTGGTGCGAGTGCGTTTCATCCAGGCGCTGTACTCGGCCGGGCTCAGCAGCAGAACCGTCGCCGAGCTGCTGCCGATCATGGACGAGGGCGTGATCACCGCGCAGATGTTCACCCGGCTGGACGGCGAGCGCGAGCGCATCCGCGTCCAGATCGACGAGCTCACCCAGGCATACGAGCGGCTGGGGCAGCTGATCGAGAGCGGCCGGCAACTGAAGACGCCCGTGGTCACCATGGCGTGCGACTGA
- a CDS encoding sugar O-acetyltransferase — protein sequence MTLNDRFTHMATGAMYDDLAPELVEARIRTVLATNEYNASYGRPQAEREELLRRVVGSAGEGAGFEPTFRCEFGSNIRLGVGFFANFDCVMLDGAPITIGDHVLLGPKVGLYTSNHAFDARERRQGACFARPITIGDDVWIGGGVTVLPGVTIGDGAVIGAASVVLKDVPPHTIAAGNPARVRREITDADRTGYEPGHGMP from the coding sequence ATGACCCTGAACGACCGGTTCACCCACATGGCCACCGGCGCGATGTACGACGACCTCGCCCCCGAGCTGGTCGAGGCCCGCATCCGCACGGTCCTGGCCACGAACGAGTACAACGCCTCCTACGGCCGGCCGCAGGCCGAGCGCGAGGAACTGCTGCGCCGGGTGGTCGGCTCGGCGGGTGAGGGAGCCGGTTTCGAGCCGACCTTCCGCTGCGAGTTCGGGAGCAACATCCGCCTGGGGGTGGGCTTCTTCGCCAATTTCGACTGCGTGATGCTCGACGGCGCCCCGATCACCATCGGCGACCACGTGCTGCTGGGCCCGAAAGTCGGCCTCTACACGTCCAACCACGCGTTCGACGCCCGCGAACGACGCCAGGGCGCCTGCTTCGCCAGGCCCATCACGATCGGGGACGACGTCTGGATCGGCGGCGGCGTCACCGTGCTGCCGGGTGTCACGATCGGGGACGGCGCGGTGATCGGCGCCGCCAGCGTCGTCCTCAAAGATGTTCCGCCGCACACGATCGCCGCCGGGAACCCGGCCCGGGTGCGGCGCGAGATCACCGACGCCGACCGAACCGGCTACGAACCGGGTCACGGCATGCCGTGA
- a CDS encoding winged helix-turn-helix transcriptional regulator: MATGERRGDLFDEACPTRHLLDRIGDKWTSMVVKVLTDAHPHEVRFAEVRRRAPGISKKMLSATLRSLERDGLVTRRVEDSVPPRVHYGLTGLGLSLGGPLAVLREWAETNMAEIDRHGQLWDAGRG, translated from the coding sequence GTGGCGACGGGTGAGCGGCGTGGTGACCTCTTCGACGAAGCCTGCCCCACCCGGCACCTGCTCGACCGGATCGGCGACAAGTGGACGTCGATGGTGGTGAAGGTGCTCACCGACGCCCACCCGCACGAGGTCCGCTTCGCCGAGGTGCGGCGGCGCGCGCCGGGCATCTCGAAGAAGATGCTGTCGGCCACCCTGCGCAGCCTGGAGCGCGACGGGCTGGTCACCCGCCGCGTCGAGGACTCGGTGCCGCCACGCGTCCACTACGGACTGACCGGCCTCGGCCTCTCGCTCGGCGGGCCCCTCGCCGTGCTGAGGGAATGGGCCGAGACGAACATGGCGGAGATCGACCGGCACGGCCAGCTCTGGGACGCCGGCCGTGGATGA
- a CDS encoding alpha/beta fold hydrolase — protein sequence MVTLSRIRTGDVELNVAVQGEGPAVVLLHGFPHTWRVWEPVVPALARTRTVIAPDLRGLGDSSRPEKNYTAGDVAGDVIGLLDEFGIGQAALVGIDLGTPAAFLAALRHPRRISRLVLAESLVGTLPGAERFTPPWWFGFHAVPGLAETVLAGHEAEYLDFFLRAGTLGDGAGAGFTAAVHEAYSAPGALRAAFEHYRAFPESARQIDEAVAGARLRVPTLCVGAFPVGEATFRQVRPVADDVRGTVLDGCGHIVPQHRPQALLGVLEEFLT from the coding sequence GTGGTCACGCTGAGCCGTATCCGCACCGGCGACGTCGAACTGAACGTCGCTGTGCAGGGGGAGGGACCGGCCGTGGTGCTGCTGCACGGCTTTCCCCACACCTGGCGCGTGTGGGAGCCGGTCGTCCCGGCTCTCGCCCGCACCAGGACCGTGATCGCTCCCGACCTGCGCGGGCTGGGTGATTCCTCGCGACCGGAGAAGAACTACACGGCAGGCGATGTCGCGGGGGACGTGATCGGCCTGCTCGACGAGTTCGGGATCGGGCAGGCCGCCCTGGTGGGGATCGACCTGGGCACGCCGGCCGCCTTCCTCGCCGCCCTGAGGCATCCCCGGAGAATCAGCCGGCTGGTGCTGGCGGAGAGTCTCGTCGGGACACTGCCCGGCGCCGAGCGATTCACGCCGCCGTGGTGGTTCGGGTTCCATGCCGTGCCGGGCCTGGCCGAGACGGTGCTGGCCGGTCACGAGGCCGAGTATCTCGATTTCTTCCTTCGGGCAGGTACTCTCGGCGACGGCGCCGGTGCGGGTTTCACGGCCGCGGTGCACGAGGCCTACTCCGCGCCGGGGGCCCTGCGGGCGGCGTTCGAGCACTACCGGGCGTTCCCGGAGAGCGCCCGGCAGATCGACGAGGCCGTGGCGGGAGCCCGGCTGAGGGTGCCGACACTGTGCGTGGGGGCATTCCCTGTGGGAGAAGCCACCTTTCGGCAGGTGCGGCCGGTGGCGGACGATGTGCGCGGCACCGTGCTGGACGGCTGCGGGCACATCGTTCCCCAGCACCGGCCACAGGCGTTGCTCGGGGTGCTGGAGGAGTTCCTGACCTGA
- a CDS encoding phosphogluconate dehydrogenase C-terminal domain-containing protein has protein sequence MSEQKLTIAVIGAGGKMGMRVSNNLQRSNHTVFYVENGEAGKQRTVEAGRELSEAADAVKDADVVILSVPDIALGPVSAEIVPQVNPGTVVLTLDPAAAYANLLFRRDDIEYAVAHPCHPSVFLQRKTQAELEDTFGGIAAPQDVVAALESGNAEKQAIAEEVIKLMYAPVLDVHWVTVKQLAYLEPTLVEVVACMIGDLLNEALMETVNKVGVPEPAARAMLMGHVQVALANGLRGDNPFSDACLIAMDYGREKLIKDDWKSIFDDTELDSVLKQMLHLDHIHR, from the coding sequence ATGAGCGAGCAGAAGCTGACCATCGCCGTCATCGGTGCCGGTGGGAAGATGGGCATGCGGGTTTCCAACAACTTGCAGCGCAGCAACCACACGGTGTTCTACGTCGAGAACGGCGAGGCCGGGAAGCAGCGCACCGTCGAGGCCGGCCGTGAGCTCTCCGAGGCCGCCGACGCGGTCAAGGACGCCGACGTCGTCATCCTGTCGGTGCCCGACATCGCGCTGGGCCCGGTGTCCGCCGAGATCGTGCCCCAGGTCAACCCGGGCACGGTCGTGCTGACCCTCGACCCGGCCGCCGCGTACGCCAACCTGCTGTTCCGTCGTGACGACATCGAGTACGCCGTGGCGCACCCCTGTCACCCGTCGGTGTTCCTCCAGCGCAAGACGCAGGCGGAGCTCGAGGACACCTTCGGCGGCATCGCCGCCCCGCAGGACGTCGTGGCCGCCCTGGAGTCCGGCAACGCCGAGAAGCAGGCCATCGCCGAAGAAGTCATCAAGCTGATGTACGCGCCCGTCCTGGACGTGCACTGGGTCACGGTCAAGCAGCTGGCCTACCTGGAGCCGACCCTGGTCGAGGTCGTCGCCTGCATGATCGGCGACCTGCTCAACGAGGCCCTGATGGAGACCGTCAACAAGGTCGGCGTGCCGGAGCCGGCCGCCCGCGCCATGCTCATGGGCCACGTGCAGGTGGCGCTGGCCAACGGCCTGCGTGGCGACAACCCGTTCTCCGACGCCTGCCTGATCGCGATGGACTACGGCCGCGAGAAGCTGATCAAGGACGACTGGAAGTCCATCTTCGACGACACCGAGCTGGACAGCGTGCTCAAGCAGATGCTGCACCTGGATCACATCCACCGCTGA
- a CDS encoding sugar phosphate isomerase/epimerase family protein: MTSTIGLSTYAFFWQWHETAPRPVGLIEMIDRTADLGVSLFQICDYPLIESYSADELAKLRKHADDRGVALELGTRGVTPEHLARYLDIARSLGVTLVRSMFYSATSRPTPAEAEQNLKIAVKAYEKAGVTIALETYEQVPTATLMDVVEAVDSPALGICLDPANCVAALEQPSDVVSRTAARVKNIHVKDFSFSRRDGWVGFTLAGIPLGEGLLDYQAMIAAVRPDEHGINRVIEHWVPWQGDSATTCDLEDRWTTSTLETLRS; the protein is encoded by the coding sequence ATGACCAGCACGATCGGCCTGAGCACGTACGCGTTCTTCTGGCAGTGGCACGAGACCGCGCCGCGCCCGGTCGGCCTGATCGAGATGATCGACAGGACAGCGGATCTGGGCGTCAGCCTGTTCCAGATCTGCGACTATCCGCTGATCGAGTCGTATTCCGCGGATGAACTGGCGAAACTCAGGAAGCACGCGGATGATCGGGGTGTCGCCCTGGAGCTGGGCACCCGGGGCGTCACGCCGGAGCACCTGGCCCGCTACCTCGACATCGCCCGGTCGCTGGGCGTCACCCTGGTGCGCAGCATGTTCTACTCGGCCACCTCCCGGCCCACCCCGGCCGAGGCCGAGCAGAACCTGAAGATCGCGGTGAAGGCCTACGAGAAGGCCGGCGTCACGATCGCGCTGGAGACCTACGAGCAGGTCCCGACGGCCACCCTGATGGACGTCGTGGAGGCCGTGGACTCCCCGGCGCTGGGCATCTGCCTCGACCCGGCCAACTGCGTGGCCGCGCTGGAGCAACCGTCCGACGTGGTGAGCCGAACCGCCGCCCGGGTGAAGAACATTCACGTGAAGGACTTCTCGTTCAGCCGACGGGACGGCTGGGTCGGCTTCACGCTGGCCGGTATCCCGCTCGGCGAGGGACTTCTCGACTACCAAGCGATGATCGCCGCCGTCCGGCCGGACGAGCACGGGATCAACCGCGTCATCGAGCACTGGGTGCCCTGGCAGGGCGACAGCGCCACCACCTGCGATCTCGAAGACCGCTGGACCACATCCACCCTGGAAACATTGAGGAGTTAA
- a CDS encoding triose-phosphate isomerase family protein has translation MTVTIGVSLKMYMGYDQTLHWCQDVAAVAAGHPLLKNGGKLFVAPSFPAVPAAREIFRASGVAVGAQNLAEQDSGALTGEVGGPMLREAGALYVEVGHAERRRLFGETEDVVAAKTAAALRNGLVPVLCIGETDQVPAAEAAAECVRQLGTALRIAERKALGGRVVVAYEPVWAIGAAQPAGDEHIATVCTALRAAMAARPAYPDSSVIYGGSAGPGLLTRISGAVDGLFLGRFAHDPQALKTVLDEAFQAVNA, from the coding sequence ATGACCGTCACCATCGGGGTCAGCCTCAAGATGTACATGGGGTACGACCAGACGCTCCACTGGTGCCAGGACGTCGCCGCGGTCGCCGCCGGGCACCCGCTCCTGAAGAACGGCGGAAAGCTCTTCGTGGCACCGAGTTTCCCGGCGGTCCCGGCGGCCCGGGAGATCTTCCGGGCCAGTGGGGTCGCGGTCGGCGCGCAGAACCTGGCCGAGCAGGACAGCGGCGCCCTCACCGGTGAGGTGGGCGGGCCGATGCTGCGCGAGGCCGGTGCGCTGTACGTCGAGGTCGGTCACGCCGAGCGGCGCCGGCTGTTCGGTGAGACCGAGGACGTCGTGGCGGCCAAGACCGCCGCGGCCCTGCGCAACGGCCTGGTGCCGGTGCTGTGCATCGGCGAGACCGACCAGGTGCCGGCCGCCGAGGCCGCCGCCGAGTGCGTGCGCCAGCTGGGCACCGCGTTGCGGATCGCCGAGCGCAAGGCCCTGGGCGGTCGCGTGGTCGTGGCCTACGAGCCGGTCTGGGCGATCGGTGCGGCGCAGCCGGCCGGTGACGAGCACATCGCCACGGTGTGCACGGCCCTGCGCGCGGCGATGGCGGCCCGTCCGGCCTACCCGGACAGCAGCGTGATCTACGGTGGCAGCGCCGGTCCCGGTCTGCTCACCCGGATCAGCGGTGCCGTGGACGGCCTGTTCCTGGGCCGGTTCGCTCACGACCCGCAGGCCCTGAAAACCGTTCTCGACGAAGCATTCCAGGCGGTGAACGCATGA
- a CDS encoding ribose-5-phosphate isomerase produces the protein MGKLRIVVGADDAGFDYKEALKNDLRANANVESVVDVADNPGDPYPDVAIAAAELIASGQADRALLVCGTGLGVAIAANKVPGIRAVTAHDSFSVERAILSNNAQVLTFGQRVVGLELARRLAKEWLTYEFDETSASAGKVERISAYEEKTAAV, from the coding sequence ATGGGCAAGCTCCGCATCGTGGTCGGCGCCGACGACGCCGGTTTCGACTACAAGGAAGCGCTCAAGAACGACCTCAGGGCCAACGCGAACGTGGAGTCGGTGGTCGACGTCGCCGACAACCCGGGCGACCCCTACCCGGACGTGGCGATCGCCGCGGCCGAGCTGATCGCCTCCGGCCAGGCCGACCGGGCGCTGCTGGTGTGCGGCACCGGCCTGGGTGTGGCGATCGCGGCCAACAAGGTGCCGGGCATCCGCGCCGTCACCGCGCACGACAGCTTCTCGGTGGAGCGGGCGATCCTCAGCAACAACGCGCAGGTGCTCACCTTCGGGCAGCGCGTGGTCGGCCTGGAGCTGGCCCGCCGCCTGGCCAAGGAGTGGCTGACCTACGAGTTCGACGAGACCTCGGCCTCGGCGGGCAAGGTCGAGCGGATCAGCGCGTACGAGGAAAAGACAGCCGCCGTCTGA
- a CDS encoding dihydroxyacetone kinase family protein yields MTRLVNDPAAFADEMTEGFVAAHADRVCAVPGGVVRSTETPAGQVAVVVGGGSGHYPAFGGLVGPGLADGAVLGNVFASPSAQQVVSVGRAVERGGGILLSYGNYAGDCLNFDAASERLRGNGIQVRTVRVTDDICSAPVAERTRRRGIAGDLVVFKVAGAAAAAGHDLDQVTALAQLANDRTRSIGVAFSGCTLPGADEPLFTVPEGKMAVGLGIHGEPGLDEVDLPTADQLAGLLVERLLAELPDDVPQAANGRAAVLLNGLGTVKHEELFVVFREVSRLLAEAGVTVVAPEVGELCTSFDMAGVSLTLTWLDPRLEELWLAPADSPAFRRGSLAVEAPRRTVTPDAEQADELPPATDDSRATAEVVAGLLDAVREVIDTNVDELGRIDAIAGDGDHGIGMQRGARAAALAGRAAQLAGAGAGTVLTTAGDAWADRAGGTSGALWGMALRRIGRQLGDSEIPDAATIAEALHAARTVITETGGAQIGDKTLVDVLIPLDETYRDAVAQGADGAAATAAAATAAEQAAEGTSRLIPRAGRARTHAERSLGTPDAGAVSLSLIARAVHTALSTTGR; encoded by the coding sequence ATGACACGGCTGGTCAACGATCCGGCGGCGTTCGCCGACGAGATGACCGAGGGCTTCGTGGCCGCGCACGCCGACCGCGTGTGCGCCGTGCCCGGCGGCGTGGTGCGCAGCACCGAGACCCCGGCCGGCCAGGTGGCCGTCGTGGTCGGCGGCGGTTCCGGCCACTACCCCGCCTTCGGCGGGCTGGTCGGCCCGGGCCTGGCGGACGGGGCCGTGCTCGGCAACGTGTTCGCCTCGCCGTCCGCGCAGCAGGTGGTCAGCGTCGGCCGGGCGGTCGAGCGGGGCGGGGGCATCCTGCTCAGCTACGGCAACTACGCCGGTGACTGCCTGAACTTCGACGCCGCGTCGGAGCGCCTCCGGGGCAACGGGATCCAGGTCCGCACCGTTCGGGTGACGGACGACATCTGCTCGGCGCCGGTCGCCGAGCGCACCCGCCGCCGGGGCATCGCCGGTGACCTGGTGGTGTTCAAGGTCGCCGGGGCCGCCGCGGCCGCGGGCCACGACCTGGACCAGGTCACCGCCCTGGCCCAGCTGGCCAACGACCGCACGCGCAGCATCGGTGTCGCGTTCTCCGGCTGCACCCTGCCCGGTGCCGACGAGCCGCTGTTCACCGTGCCCGAGGGCAAGATGGCCGTGGGGCTGGGCATCCACGGGGAACCCGGTCTGGACGAGGTGGATCTGCCCACCGCCGACCAGCTGGCCGGGCTCCTCGTGGAGCGGCTGCTGGCCGAGCTGCCCGACGACGTTCCGCAGGCCGCGAACGGCCGGGCCGCGGTGCTGCTCAACGGCCTCGGCACGGTCAAGCACGAGGAACTGTTCGTGGTGTTCCGTGAGGTCAGCCGGCTGCTGGCCGAAGCGGGCGTCACGGTCGTGGCCCCCGAGGTGGGCGAGCTGTGCACCAGCTTCGACATGGCCGGCGTCTCGCTGACCCTGACCTGGCTGGACCCGCGGCTGGAGGAGCTGTGGCTGGCCCCGGCCGACAGCCCGGCGTTCCGCCGCGGCTCGCTCGCCGTCGAGGCCCCGCGCCGCACCGTCACCCCCGACGCGGAGCAGGCCGACGAGCTGCCCCCGGCCACCGACGACTCCCGGGCCACCGCCGAGGTGGTGGCCGGGCTGCTCGACGCGGTGCGCGAGGTGATCGACACCAACGTCGACGAGCTGGGCCGGATCGACGCGATCGCCGGGGACGGCGACCACGGCATCGGCATGCAGCGTGGGGCCCGGGCCGCGGCCCTGGCCGGGCGGGCCGCCCAGCTGGCCGGGGCCGGTGCCGGGACGGTGCTGACCACCGCCGGTGACGCCTGGGCCGACCGGGCCGGCGGCACCTCGGGTGCGCTGTGGGGCATGGCCCTGCGGCGCATCGGCCGGCAGCTCGGCGACAGTGAGATCCCCGACGCCGCAACCATTGCCGAGGCCCTGCATGCGGCGCGCACGGTGATCACCGAGACCGGTGGCGCGCAGATCGGCGACAAGACGCTGGTCGACGTGCTGATCCCGCTCGACGAGACCTACCGCGACGCGGTCGCTCAGGGCGCGGACGGCGCGGCCGCCACGGCGGCCGCGGCCACCGCGGCCGAGCAGGCCGCCGAGGGCACCAGCCGGCTGATCCCCAGGGCCGGCCGCGCCCGCACCCACGCCGAGCGCAGCCTCGGCACCCCCGACGCCGGGGCCGTCTCACTCAGCCTGATCGCCCGGGCTGTCCACACCGCACTCAGCACTACTGGAAGGTGA